The Anopheles merus strain MAF chromosome 2L, AmerM5.1, whole genome shotgun sequence genome has a segment encoding these proteins:
- the LOC121594392 gene encoding NF-X1-type zinc finger protein NFXL1, with product MASRNRNRVAPKEQNAWNIPVQTKSESDRQPARKPSTANGSKGGAAAAAAATSEPAGMSSSKIPLPSSMLKKSQEKFIQVQRQHAETARKYAAEYVSSEEEEEGENASGQEAGAAASNDAATRNILGDVLKNYHGAEADVGKTQEYLQHLLESRNAVCLICIETVKRADRIWSCAACYTFFHLMCIQRWANDSMSMKRINHEQQEGYYNNRGEYIPKPALDVHWDCPKCRREYEPEAIPRHYECFCGKEREPNAHPWLIPHSCGEPCEKQLNPACGHTCRLLCHPGPCPPCPQTVNVSCRCGNSPVKTIRCAQKSWTCARKCKRKLACGIHECGAQCHDAGQCPPCQNRSKQPCLCGAQTKEVNCYESRWQCDSVCNKPFPCGLHHCEGVCHAGPCGPCPLGLPRSCPCGKTETRAASCSERIGTCGDTCEKVLACGQHLCPERCHQGACGNCLELVPKVCRCGSTKKPIVCHREAICEGRCKRMRTCGKHQCNRKCCDGQCPPCDRVCGKTLPCGKHKCSSLCHQGPCYPCNQKSTIKCRCGGTVAEVACGRERKANAPKCKLPCRAASKCHHPNTHTCHPGDCPVCVLPCGQPNDTTNCEHPCRAKCHDAVQVVTREKNFKPVGPWDVPKETVEVKTLPHPACTVKVPVMCLGGHETADWPCSNSKPSSCGRQCGRLLKCGVHRCPLACHKVTHRASTTQDSRCEPCSAGCTLPRPEGCVHSCALRCHKPPCDPCLVSIKSQCYCGLTQVFYKCHEFYPTGMEGKEPEELAELARRRESFLSCGQKCIKNFPCGHRCTSICHPGRCPNPEQCSKKVKVACKCGQRKVEVSCKVARATPSLDCDQQCEAVRAQKQEEQERKEQEARAQEELQNQRELEEYERKFGKRKHRERKRHQVQQEEKGTQWAVYVAPVVAVLIAVALYFLFVQ from the exons ATGGCCAGTCGCAACCGTAACCGGGTCGCTCCGAAAGAGCAAAACGCGTGGAACATTCCGGTGCAAACGAAATCCGAATCCGACCGACAGCCggcgcgaaaaccatccactGCAAACGGTTCCAAGGGCGgtgcagcggcggcggcggcggccacaTCGGAACCGGCCGGTATGAGCAGCTCCAAGATTCCGCTACCCTCCAGCATGTTGAAAAAGTCACAGGAAAAGTTCATCCAGGTACAGCGGCAGCACGCCGAAACGGCCAGGAAGTATGCGGCCGAGTACGTGTCGagtgaggaggaggaggagggcgaGAACGCAAGCGGACAAGAAGCGGGTGCAGCAGCCTCAAACGATGCGGCCACGCGAAACATTCTCGGAGACGTGCTGAAGAACTACCACGGCGCCGAGGCGGACGTGGGCAAAACGCAGGAGTATTTGCAGCATCTGCTCGAATCGCGCAATGCCGTCTGCCTGATCTGCATCGAGACGGTGAAACGTGCGGACAGG ATCTGGTCCTGCGCCGCGTGCTACACGTTCTTTCACCTCATGTGCATCCAGCGATGGGCTAATGATAGCATGTCGATGAAGCGCATCAATCACGAGCAGCAGGAGGGTTACTACAACAACAGGGGGGAGTACATACCGAAGCCGGCGCTCGACGTGCACTGGGACTGCCCGAAGTGTCGCCGGGAGTACGAGCCGGAGGCGATACCGCGCCATTACGAGTGCTTCTGCGGCAAGGAGCGGGAACCAAACGCCCATCCCTGGCTGATTCCGCACTCGTGCGGTGAGCCGTGCGAGAAGCAGCTGAATCCGGCCTGCGGCCACACCTGCCGGCTCCTGTGCCATCCGGGGCCGTGTCCGCCGTGTCCACAGACGGTGAATGTGTCGTGCCGTTGCGGAAATTCGCCCGTGAAAACGATCCGCTGTGCGCAGAAATCGTGGACTTGCGCAAGGAAG TGTAAAAGAAAACTAGCCTGTGGGATACACGAGTGCGGTGCCCAGTGTCACGACGCTGGCCAGTGTCCACCGTGCCAGAACCGCAGCAAGCAGCCGTGCCTATGTGGCGCACAAACCAAAGAAGTCAACTGTTACGAATCGCGCTGGCAGTGTGACAGCGTGTGCAACAAACCGTTCCCCTGCGGGTTACATCACTGTGAGGGCGTGTGTCATGCTGGACCGTGCGGTCCCTGTCCCCTAGGGCTGCCACGCTCGTGTCCGTGCGGCAAAACGGAAACTCGCGCAGCCTCCTGCTCGGAGCGCATCGGCACGTGCGGTGATACGTGCGAGAAGGTGCTTGCCTGCGGACAGCATCTCTGCCCGGAACGGTGCCATCAGGGCGCGTGCGGCAACTGTTTGGAGCTCGTGCCGAAGGTGTGTCGGTGCGGCTCGACCAAGAAACCGATCGTGTGTCACCGGGAAGCGATCTGCGAGGGTCGCTGCAAGCGGATGCGCACCTGCGGCAAGCACCAGTGCAATCGGAAGTGTTGCGATGGCCAATGTCCGCCCTGTGATAGGGTGTGCGGGAAGACGCTACCGTGCGGGAAGCACAAGTGCAGCTCGCTCTGCCACCAGGGACCGTGCTATCCTTGCAATCAGAAATCCACGATCAAGTGTCG CTGTGGCGGTACCGTGGCCGAGGTGGCATGCGGTcgggaaaggaaagcaaacgcACCGAAGTGCAAGCTACCGTGCCGGGCTGCCTCCAAGTGTCACCATCCGAACACGCACACCTGCCACCCCGGGGACTGTCCGGTGTGTGTGCTGCCCTGCGGCCAGCCGAACGATACGACCAACTGCGAGCATCCGTGCCGGGCCAAGTGTCACGATGCGGTGCAGGTGGTGACGCGGGAGAAAAACTTCAAACCCGTCGGCCCGTGGGACGTGCCGAAGGAGACGGTCGAGGTGAAAACGCTGCCCCATCCGGCATGCACCGTGAAGGTGCCGGTCATGTGTCTCGGCGGTCACGAAACGGCCGACTGGCCCTGCTCCAACTCGAAACCATCGTCCTGCGGGCGGCAGTGCGGCCGTTTGCTGAAGTGCGGTGTACATCGCTGCCCGCTCGCTTGCCACAAGGTGACGCACCGGGCCAGCACGACGCAGGATTCGCGCTGTGAGCCGTGCTCGGCCGGCTGCACGTTGCCCCGGCCGGAGGGTTGCGTTCACTCGTGCGCGCTGCGCTGCCACAAGCCGCCGTGCGATCCGTGCCTGGTGTCGATCAAGTCACAGTGCTACTGCGGCCTGACGCAGGTGTTTTACAAATGCCACGAGTTTTACCCTACCGGCATGGAGGGGAAGGAACCGGAAGAGTTGGCCGAGCTGGCACGGCGGCGCGAGTCGTTTCTTAGCTGTGGTCAAAAGTGTATTAAAAAC TTCCCTTGTGGGCATCGCTGCACCTCCATCTGCCATCCCGGGCGCTGTCCGAATCCGGAGCAGTGCTCAAAGAAGGTAAAGGTGGCGTGCAAATGTGGCCAGCGAAAGGTGGAGGTAAGCTGCAAGGTGGCGCGCGCCACACCGTCGCTCGACTGCGACCAGCAGTGTGAAGCCGTCCGGGCCCAGAAGCAGGAAGAGCAGGAGCGCAAGGAGCAGGAAGCACGGGCCCAGGAAGAGTTGCAGAATCAGCGCGAGCTGGAGGAGTACGAGCGCAAGTTTGGGAAGCGGAAGCACCGCGAACGGAAGCGACACCAGGTGCAGCAGGAGGAAAAGGGAACGCAATGGGCGGTTTACGTAGCGCCAGTAGTGGCTGTGTTGATAGCTGTAGCATTGTACTTTCTATTTGTGCAATAA
- the LOC121592519 gene encoding uncharacterized protein LOC121592519 has product MGALNSKVSPSVESIRQQENGTQQDPRSPTLHINRSPISQEQAGVSRSSITKVKDLTPALTEPSDHTLRTPYSHLLPKRFQSIIDPRSPSTFNRTPIVLDPETGADCSLTNVVSSLEYEELHSGPEEDMQDASFKDCDPPLPEMCNLQIEYDESVPFVEVAVDEKEVTIFEDAEVAPFAGSDPRSPCIAVARTPMVLVKEEEEEEAVQEPNNQQQVANLAALPTDLKAAVERQERTPKQEIQDSENRGEQTPKKGKLTPSGGSIKSGNRTPLGCVTNIGAVPNNIRKMALIGQIKQSMVMVADEQKLIARGGNTGSAELSTSAKQTNRSRIPKLRMS; this is encoded by the exons ATGGGTGCGTTAAACAGCAAAGTTTCCCCATCGGTGGAAAGCATCAGGCAACAGGAAAATGGTACCCAGCAGGATCCTCGCTCGCCTACACTGCACATCAACAGAAGCCCCATCAGTCAGGAG CAAGCTGGAGTTTCGCGGAGCTCGATTACCAAAGTAAAGGATCTAACGCCAGCGCTTACGGAACCGTCCGATCATACCCTCCGCACCCCGTACAGTCATCTGCTGCCGAAGCGCTTCCAGTCCATCATAGATCCCCGCTCGCCTAGCACATTTAACCGAACGCCGATCGTGCTGGACCCGGAAACGGGCGCAGACTGCAGCTTGACCAACGTCGTGTCGTCGCTCGAGTACGAGGAGCTACACAGCGGCCCGGAGGAGGACATGCAGGATGCGTCGTTCAAAGATTGTGACCCACCACTGCCGGAGATGTGCAATCTTCAGATCGAATACGACGAGTCGGTACCGTTCGTGGAAGTTGCGGTCGACGAAAAAGAAGTGACGATATTCGAGGACGCCGAGGTTGCACCCTTCGCAGGTAGCGATCCCCGCTCGCCGTGTATTGCCGTTGCCCGCACACCCATGGTGCTGgtgaaggaagaggaagaggaggaagctGTGCAGGAGCCGAACAATCAGCAGCAGGTAGCAAATCTGGCAGCGCTTCCAACCGACCTGAAAGCGGCGGTCGAAAGGCAGGAACGCACCCCAAAGCAGGAAATACAGGACAGTGAGAATCGGGGCGAGCAAACGCCGAAGAAGGGCAAGCTTACGCCGAGCGGCGGCAGTATTAAGTCGGGCAATCGTACGCCGCTCGGCTGCGTGACCAACATTGGAGCCGTACCGAACAACATCCGCAAGATGGCACTGATTGGCCAGATCAAGCAGAGCATGGTGATGGTGGCCGACGAACAGAAGCTTATTGCGCGCGGTGGAAACACGGGCAGTGCGGAGTTGAGCACGTCggccaaacaaaccaaccgtTCGCGTATTCCCAAGCTTCGAATGTCGTAA
- the LOC121592914 gene encoding phosphatidylserine lipase ABHD16A, with the protein MPFHKYIFTPRLLKEYDGSRDNYEPGTLEKYGDQLLTALNLMWSFSYYTSPILVSILYRRGYFVAESVGPFAKVTTGLGLLVAMSLCMRGLGRSMNTVYVRFAETLENARRSSDRCGAPKAALRRYDFDFEQWPVDYTVKGGSRKTVAQRNKNFWISSLPCQIAAYVAIHTFGIRMIYPGSVRLLQSYVEPMLIEGRTKLVTQCNGQRNKVKTADGNEIDTIVVDNRNKSANGKTLVICSEGNASFYEIGIMSTPLDLKYSVLGWNHPGFAGSSGRPYPDQDQNAIDAVLQFAIRELGFKPENIILYGWSIGGYSTLYAASQYPEVKGVVLDATFDDVLQLALPRMPEQISNIVKIAVRDYVNLNNTELIVRYNGPVLLIRRTEDEIICSEDANLGTNRGNFLLISMLKYRFPNILKPEQETYAKELLSKPVDFIKDVPEQYCMSLLMSYLNDNGNNGTSRSYPIEIGAEYTTEQRNSMVKFLIKKYLADFKSTHCTPLPEEFFQTPWEIPTETDYVFT; encoded by the exons ATGCCATTCCATAAGTACATTTTTACCCCGAGACTGCTGAAGGAGTACGATGGATCGCGG gacaACTACGAGCCGGGAACGTTGGAGAAATATGGAGACCAGCTCCTGACAGCT TTAAATCTGATGTGGAGCTTCAGCTACTACACCTCCCCCATCCTGGTGTCGATCCTGTATCGGCGCGGTTACTTTGTCGCCGAATCGGTCGGCCCTTTTGCCAAGGTAACGACCGGCCTGGGACTGCTGGTGGCCATGTCGCTCTGTATGCGCGGTCTCGGCCGTTCGATGAACACGGTATACGTGCGGTTTGCGGAAACACTCGAGAATGCACGACGCAGTAGCGACCGGTGCGGGGCTCCGAAGGCGGCCCTCCGCCGCTACGACTTTGATTTCGAGCAGTGGCCCGTCGACTACACCGTAAAGGGTGGAAG TCGCAAAACGGTTGCCCAGCGGAACAAGAACTTCTGGATCTCGTCGCTGCCGTGCCAGATTGCGGCGTACGTTGCCATTCATACGTTTGGCATTCGGATGATTTATCCCGGCTCGGTACGGCTGCTGCAAAGTTACGTCG AGCCCATGCTGATCGAAGGCCGCACGAAGCTGGTGACACAATGCAATGGGCAGCGGAACAAGGTAAAAACGGCGGACGGAAACGAAATCGACACGATCGTGGTGGACAACCGGAACAAGAGCGCAAATGGTAAAACGCTCGTCATCTGCTCGGAAGGCAATGCGAGCTTCTACGAGATTGGCATCATGTCGACGCCGCTAGATTTGAAGTATTCCGTGCTCGGCTGGAACCATCCCGGATTCGCCGGCAGTAGT GGACGCCCGTACCCAGACCAGGATCAGAACGCGATCGACGCTGTGCTGCAGTTTGCTATCCGCGAGCTTGGCTTCAAGCCGGAAAACATCATCCTGTACGGTTGGAGCATCGGGGGCTACTCGACGCTGTATGCCGCCAGCCAGTACCCGGAGGTGAAGGGCGTCGTTCTGGATGCGACGTTCGACGATGTGCTGCAGCTAGCGTTGCCCCGCATGCCGGAACAGATCTCCAACATTGTCAAGATCGCCGTGCGGGATTATGTGAATCTGAACAACACAGAGCTGATCGTCCGCTACAATGGGCCGGTGTTGCTGATCAGACGCACGGAGGATGAAATTATTTGCTCAGA AGATGCCAACCTTGGTACAAATAGGGGAAATTTCCTGCTCATTAGTATGCTTAAGTATCGATTCCCAAACATTCTCAAGCCGGAACAGGAAACCTATGCGAAGGAACTGCTATCGAAACCGGTCGATTTCATCAAGGATG TACCGGAACAGTATTGCATGTCACTGCTCATGTCCTACCTTAACGACAACGGTAACAATGGAACGAGCCGGAGCTATCCGATCGAAATCGGTGCCGAATATACGACGGAGCAGCGCAACTCTATGGTCAAATTCTTG ATTAAAAAGTACTTGGCAGACTTTAAATCGACCCACTGCACACCGCTGCCGGAAGAATTCTTCCAAACGCCGTGGGAAATTCCAACCGAAACAGACTACGTTTTTACATAA
- the LOC121592915 gene encoding ribosome biogenesis protein BRX1 homolog — MKQLQTDKNDAKGKQKVNLKKKFKPGKKQKGKQKSKSDKDSDESEDERGTVPLKETRISDEPIPKKSKWTNKQRVLVLCARGINHRDRHLMRDLRTLMPHHRAEPKMERWKTLSVVNEMSEMKHCNKVVLFEGRRKRDLYMWLANAGVGPSVKFLVENIHTMGEMKLTGNCLRGSRPLLSFSEDFTKQPHLVLIKELLVQIFGVPNHHPKSQPFIDRVITFTYLDNRIWYRHFQILSEDGGLTEIGPRFVMNPIKIFSGSFGGDPIWENADYQSPAKHRQMLRKAASEKYLQRTKKKVDQQVNTPKNTHKLIPHGDIFRDDVDKRAKVLLKQEQKQEKLQQEREKIEKRQKIMAERDAMRKLKLATAKKSASSKKLPTRKELARKREGDDRGAKKTFKGVKKGAKGAKDKKMANGK; from the exons ATGAAGCAACTACAAACGGATAAAAACGATGCCAAGGGTAAGCAGAAGGTAAATCTGAAAAAGAAGTTCAAACCGGGCAAGAAACAGAAGGGCAAACAGAAGTCCAAGTCGGACAAGGATTCGGACGAGTCGGAGGATGAAAGAGGTACCGTGCCGCTGAAGGAAACGCGCATCTCCGACGAACCGATTCCGAAGAAG AGCAAATGGACCAACAAACAGCGCGTGCTGGTGCTGTGTGCCCGCGGTATCAACCATCGCGACCGGCACCTGATGCGTGACCTGCGAACGCTGATGCCGCACCACCGGGCCGAACCGAAGATGGAACGATGGAAGACGCTGTCGGTGGTGAACGAGATGAGCGAGATGAAGCACTGTAACAAGGTGGTGCTGTTCGAGGGGCGCCGCAAGCGCGACTTGTACATGTGGCTGGCCAATGCGGGTGTCGGACCGTCGGTGAAGTTTCTCGTCGAGAATATTCACACCATGGGCGAGATGAAGCTGACCGGCAACTGTCTGCGCGGCTCGCGGCCGCTGCTCTCGTTCAGCGAAGACTTCACCAAGCAGCCGCACCTGGTGCTGATCAAGGAGCTGCTGGTGCAGATCTTCGGCGTGCCGAACCACCACCCCAAGAGCCAACCGTTCATCGATCGTGTGATCACCTTCACCTACCTGGACAACCGGATCTGGTACCGGCACTTCCAGATCCTGTCGGAGGACGGAGGCCTTACCGAGATCGGACCGCGGTTCGTGATGAATCCGATCAAAATCTTCAGCGGCTCGTTCGGGGGCGATCCGATCTGGGAGAATGCGGACTACCAGAGCCCGGCCAAGCATAGGCAGATGCTGCGCAAGGCCGCCAGCGAGAAGTATTTGCAGCGAACGAAGAAGAAGGTCGACCAGCAGGTGAACACGCCGAAGAACACGCACAAGCTGATACCGCACGGCGACATCTTCCGCGACGACGTGGACAAGCGGGCGAAGGTGTTGCTGAAGCAGGAACAGAAACAGGAGAAGCTGCAGCAGGAGCGTGAGAAGATCGAAAAACGGCAGAAAATTATGGCCGAGCGGGATGCGATGCGCAAGCTTAAGCTGGCGACGGCAAAGAAAAGCGCTAGCAGCAAGAAGCTTCCGACGAGGAAGGAACTTGCTAGGAAGCGGGAGGGTGACGATCGTGGTGCGAAAAAAACGTTCAAAGGCGTGAAAAAGGGCGCCAAGGGAGCGAAGGACAAAAAGATGGCCAACGGTAAATGA
- the LOC121592161 gene encoding serine/arginine repetitive matrix protein 1 encodes MMFTGTNQQQDSRFSDKEKKLLKQMKFSDNLNKRVDMSKVKLDVLRPWISQKITDMLNIEDDVIVEFVYNQLEEEKFPCPKKMQINLTGFLNGKNARLFMEDLWSLLLSAQDSDTGIPEEFIQAKKEEILKREEEARLQEDGGRGHRSRSRTRDKDDGGGAGKTKSLKTAPRPMYKPEPEDYIDEEEKMIEEFIEADVPKESKKVLPAAVAPAAAAAAAAVAAAAASAGALEDAVKSESATKPAADGLERSAKDHSASRRKSTERGKSGERNNDSRARRKSRDRSRSRTDRRASSRDRRGSSRERRSSRDRRRSRSPRRSVDRSRKRSSRSPRDKRGNDRDRRRSRSGSAARKENKNGNGNSAALSKLQSKLMNMAEGKKSEGSNKKSPSRSSAESRSRSRSGSATKDDNRKKSASRSRSPSKSRSRKAKKGQQEGGGGSRSHSSNSNSSGSSSSSDSGDEKKSKNAKGGGGTASAAAKKRNGRNSRSRSRSHSRNRRDTSRSRSGSSRSSSSRGRKPDDFEIQKKENSIQKKRHYRSNKDSSDSDADGSRNAAAASRRRPGDGNGGGGGGGRYGGRGDNRDRERRSISRGRGRDMGPGRGRGGGGRSRSRSRNRSRSRSRNRSRSPGRRRSRSPGRPGGRGNGRDGNYGRRRSPPSMRPGGPGRGSDRDIRDRDRDQRDRPNYHQQQQQQQRYSGGAGPGRRGSSRDRDGGGRGRDSFGYSGPNNPNKWRRSDEPQQRQQRQQMGPPASNRYDDRERNHREAGGNRSAAGRRSNSIEPPQQDRFRGNQGARGGARKASQSPAESTGSRRSVTRMSNARDSTEMLDEGGAQSERLRNSSDRARADKPPPARGESTEREEKSRAPAAAGSGGSGGARKQPEAIVVISDDRQSSAATREANKAQDESRKPAKSATSNNVRTERSERGYSSSLSRTPSPFLKPHEREAAAAAANSASTASSADQRKQQQQLQQQLQQLQQQQQKLQQKAAKPTSRHKKRASSDSDDDDDSSGSESDDSRDDSKQQKKLPAPSTGRRGAEDDDEEANKQEGDKKAKKRKQKSKQEAKKRSKRRSSSSSSSSSEEEDDDDDDDDEDDRGKDSRSSGDESTGKQRKSRTKDRREPKKVAGKGAAEAADHDRRRKEGGERKTNRDSTSSVEQHGGKRRKHSTSESGPAARAATTHPEDTKSGTKALPQPSANSNSVSSSSKGKAVSGKVVAPGAAADQQQHHSRASSSSSDDSDDRVSERQRKKARRKEKKRQRNASPDDASVSSGSKRDKKHKKKKKHSKKSKKHKKSKKSSKSSSKYQRDSSSSSSDEDEAKSVVRTKKSLLAIGASGAGGTVINDDLEKQLRERALKSMKKQQSISD; translated from the exons ATGATGTTCACT GGTACGAACCAGCAGCAGGATTCGCGGTTCTCGGACAAGGAGAAGAAGCTGCTGAAGCAGATGAAGTTCAGCGATAATCTCAACAAGCGGGTCGACATGTCCAAGGTGAAGCTGGACGTGCTGCGCCCCTGGATTAGCCAGAAAATCACCGACATGCTCAACATCGAGGACGACGTCATCGTGGAGTTTGTGTACAACCAGCTCGAGGAGGAGAAGTTCCCCTGCCCGAAGAAGATGCAGATCAATCTGACCGGGTTTCTGAACGGGAAAAATGCGCGCCTCTTCATGGAGGACCTGTGGTCGCTGCTGCTCTCCGCGCAGGACTCCGACACGGGCATTCCGGAGGAGTTCATACAGGCGAAAAAGGAGGAAATCTTGAAGCGCGAGGAAGAGGCCCGACTGCAGGAGGACGGTGGCCGGGGCCACCGCTCGAGAAGCCGTACCCGTGACAAGGacgacggtggtggtgcgggcaaaacaaaatcactcaaaacTGCACCACGGCCCATGTACAAACCGGAACCGGAGGACTACATCGACGAGGAGGAAAAGATGATCGAGGAGTTCATCGAGGCGGACGTGCCGAAGGAGTCGAAGAAGGTGCTGCCGGCGGCTGTAGCACCGGCAgcggccgccgctgctgctgccgttgccgccgccgctgcctctGCCGGGGCGCTCGAGGACGCGGTGAAAAGTGAAAGCGCCACCAAGCCGGCGGCGGATGGGCTGGAGAGAAGTGCAAAGGACCATTCGGCTTCGCGACGCAAATCGACGGAACGTGGCAAATCCGGTGAGCGTAACAATGATTCGCGGGCGCGTAGAAAATCGCGCGATCGTTCGCGCTCACGCACGGACCGGCGGGCGTCGTCACGTGACCGCCGGGGATCGTCGCGCGAGCGCCGATCTTCTCGGGATCGACGGCGGTCACGATCGCCCCGTCGTTCGGTGGACCGTTCGCGTAAACGTTCGAGCCGATCGCCACGGGACAAGCGCGGTAATGACCGTGACCGGCGGCGTTCGCGAAGTGGCTCTGCTGCgcggaaggaaaacaaaaacg GTAATGGCAATTCAGCCGCCCTGTCGAAGCTCCAATCCAAGCTGATGAACATGGCCGAGGGAAAGAAGTCCGAAGGTTCAAACAAGAAAAGTCCTAGTCGCTCGTCTGCCGAGTCGCGTTCGCGCAGCAGGTCCGGATCGGCAACGAAGGACGACAACCGCAAGAAGAGTGCTAGTCGTTCTCGATCCCCATCAAAGTCAAG ATCGAGAAAAGCGAAAAAGGGCCAGCaggagggtggtggtggctccCGATCTCACAGCTCGAACTCCAACTCGTCcggttcgtcgtcgtcgagcGACAGCGGGGACGAGAAGAAATCGAAGAATGCAAAGGGCGGCGGCGGTACGGCCAGCGCAGCAGCTAAAAAGCGCAACGGACGCAACAGTCGCAGCCGCAGCCGAAGCCACAGCCGCAATCGGCGGGATACGTCGCGGAGCCGTTCGGGCAGCAGCCGGTCTTCGTCGTCTCGCGGCCGCAAGCCAGATGATTTCGAAATacagaagaaggaaaacagTATCCAAAAGAAGCGTCACTATCGCTCGAACAAAGATTCGTCCGACTCAGATGCGGATGGTAGCCGGAATGCGGCAGCGGCGTCCCGTCGCCGGCCGGGCGATGGCAACGGCggaggcggtggcggcggccgaTATGGTGGTCGTGGGGATAATCGAGATCGCGAGCGGAGATCGATTTCGCGCGGTCGTGGTCGCGATATGGGACCGGGCCGTGgccgaggtggtggtggtcggtcGAGATCACGGTCGAGAAATCGATCCCGGTCGCGGTCGCGCAACCGATCGCGCTCGCCCGGCAGACGACGGTCCCGATCGCCCGGTCGACCAGGTGGACGGGGCAATGGGCG TGATGGTAATTACGGCCGTCGTCGCTCGCCACCATCAATGCGCCCGGGAGGCCCAGGCAGAGGCTCCGATCGGGATATTCGCGATCGTGACCGTGACCAGCGCGATCGTCCAAActatcatcagcagcaacagcagcagcagcgatacTCCGGCGGGGCTGGACCTGGTCGCCGTGGTTCGTCCCGTGACCGGGACGGTGGTGGCAGAGGTCGCGATTCGTTCGGTTACTCCGGTCCCAACAACCCTAATAAGTGGCGCCGCTCCGATGAACcacagcaacggcagcagcgacagcagaTGGGCCCGCCCGCATCGAACCGGTACGATGATCGTGAACGCAACCATCGAGAGGCTGGTGGCAACCGTTCGGCAGCAGGGCGGCGTAGCAACAGCATCGAGCCACCGCAGCAGGATCGGTTCCGAGGCAATCAAGGAGCGCGTGGCGGAGCTAGGAAAGCTTCCCAAAGCCCCGCTGAGTCGACTGGCAGTCGTCGTTCCGTGACGCGCATGTCTAATGCGCGAGATTCCACCGAAATGCTAGACGAGGGTGGAGCGCAATCAGAACGGCTACGCAATTCGTCCGATCGAGCTCGAGCGGATAAGCCACCGCCGGCTAGAGGCGAGAGCACCGAAAGAGAAGAGAAATCACGTgcaccggctgctgctggttcggGTGGTTCCGGCGGTGCTCGTAAGCAGCCGGAAGCTATCGTGGTGATTTCCGATGATCGTCAATCGTCGGCGGCGACTCGTGAAGCTAACAAAGCGCAGGACGAGAGCCGCAAGCCGGCAAAATCAGCAACGAGCAATAACGTACGCACGGAACGGTCGGAGCGCggctacagcagcagccttTCGCGAACTCCATCTCCCTTCCTGAAGCCACACGAGCGTGAagcggccgctgccgccgcaaACTCCGCCAGCACGGCCAGCTCGGCCGACCAGcgaaagcaacaacagcaactacAGCAGCAACTCcaacagctgcagcagcagcagcagaagctaCAGCAGAAAGCAGCGAAGCCCACCAGCAGACACAAGAAGCGTGCCAGCTCGGAcagcgacgacgatgacgacagtTCCGGTAGCGAAAGCGATGACTCACGCGACGACTCAAAGCAGCAGAAAAAGCTGCCAGCCCCATCAACCGGTCGGCGGGGCgccgaagacgacgacgaagaaGCCAACAAGCAGGAAGGCGACAAGAAGGCTAAAAAGCGCAAGCAGAAGAGCAAGCAGGAGGCTAAAAAGCGCAGCAAGCGTCGCTCGTCTTCGTCCTCATCGTCGAGCagtgaggaggaggacgacgacgacgacgacgacgacgaagacgaccGGGGCAAAGATAGCCGATCGTCCGGCGATGAAAGCACGGGAAAGCAACGAAAATCTCGCACGAAAGACCGGCGGGAACCAAAGAAAGTGGCCGGCAAGGGAGCGGCGGAAGCGGCGGATCATGATCGCCGTAGAAAGGAGGGCGGCGAACGTAAGACGAACCGCGACAGTACATCCTCTGTCGAGCAGCACGGCGGTAAAAGGCGGAAACACTCCACCTCGGAGAGTGGCCCGGCGGCAAGGGCAGCGACGACACACCCGGAAGACACAAAATCCGGCACAAAAGCGCTCCCTCAGCCGAgcgcaaacagcaacagtgtgtcCTCATCGTCCAAGGGCAAGGCGGTGAGTGGTAAGGTGGTGGCCCCGGGTGCGGCAgcggaccagcagcagcaccacagtcgggcctcctcctcctcgagcGACGATTCGGACGACCGGGTCTCGGAGCGGCAGCGGAAGAAGGCGCGGCGCAAGGAAAAGAAACGCCAGCGCAACGCTTCGCCCGACGATGCGAGCGTTTCGTCCGGCAGCAAGCGGGACAAGAaacacaagaagaagaaaaagcactCGAAGAAGagtaaaaagcataaaaaaagcaagaaGAGCAGCAAGTCGAGCAGCAAGTATCAGCGCGACAgctcgtcctcctcgtcggACGAGGACGAGGCCAAATCGGTGGTGCGTACGAAGAAGAGCCTGCTCGCGATCGGTGCGAGCGGCGCAGGCGGCACGGTGATCAACGACGATCTGGAGAAGCAGCTGCGCGAGCGGGCCCTAAAGTCGATGAAAAAGCAGCAAAGCATCTCGGACTGA